From a single Azospirillaceae bacterium genomic region:
- a CDS encoding ATP-binding protein yields the protein MIRFSLPVRLLLAILPAAGVMLGGMILVTLSLSQQVVERFVGEYGRDTAQREAMAISAGIRQEITIAEGTARLVSSLVATRMDEGRAPTLADRRQVTEYLRQAAALHPEAIGVWFYAEPDALGPDAAALATGDRRVGMAGSGRYALYATSQEGATQLQSPPDDFTAQDYYTLAARSHRLAIVPPHIFPIQGQPTVVVSHAIPVMAGDRPIGVAGIDLDQGQRARIYEGHHPFGAPIALINTAGVWSYHSDPVLLGSAATFGTGPDDQFSVAERVYVQQAQPYSVERRLADGTHVRRFAWPVDLFPGEGGRLLIMDVPLDRLTRPFTGIRSAILVAGILCGLLLAGLMILAVRLVVARPLHRLQAGVERLNQGDYARTLPDLDSPDVVGDLARGLETFRLTLVERDRLRQDLQRVAACIAVAHDAIYMVSRDYRVLYANDRTLRLLGVTDAQAVIGRRIAEFVSPDTAVILAALRAQATAHLATRGMWTGRVDNWTTLSGHHVEAVELIASNDAGGDILVVARDVSDRDRAERDRQMLQRQILQQDKMETVGRLAGGMAHDFNNLLGAILGYAEFLVADLAPNSTARGYADRILAVGARAKDLVRQVLGGARTDAGAQTAMAAADIVDGAQLVLRSTIPATTRLACMAEDGLPPVRANATQMMQVLMNLVINAHDARRGETGDVAIRLVHGPLPFGDGQANGAVREVLPAPAGPQVVLEVADQGMGLDPDHLARLFEPFFTTKGRDKGTGLGLANVHSIIKAHGGGLAVASRQGAGTIIRISLPGLAGTPPS from the coding sequence ATGATCCGCTTCAGCCTTCCCGTGCGCCTGCTGCTGGCCATCCTGCCGGCGGCGGGTGTCATGCTGGGGGGCATGATCCTGGTGACCCTGTCCCTGAGCCAGCAGGTGGTGGAACGGTTCGTCGGCGAATACGGCCGCGACACGGCCCAGCGCGAGGCCATGGCCATCAGTGCCGGCATCCGCCAGGAAATCACCATCGCCGAAGGCACCGCCCGCCTGGTTTCGTCCCTGGTGGCCACGCGCATGGACGAAGGCCGGGCCCCCACACTGGCCGACCGGCGGCAGGTCACGGAATATCTGCGCCAGGCCGCCGCCCTGCACCCCGAGGCCATCGGCGTGTGGTTTTACGCCGAACCGGACGCGCTGGGGCCCGACGCCGCGGCGCTGGCGACCGGCGACCGGCGGGTGGGCATGGCCGGCAGCGGCCGCTATGCCCTGTACGCCACCAGCCAGGAAGGGGCGACGCAACTGCAATCGCCGCCCGACGATTTCACGGCGCAGGATTACTACACCCTGGCAGCGCGCAGCCACCGCCTGGCCATCGTCCCGCCGCACATCTTCCCCATCCAGGGCCAGCCCACGGTGGTGGTGTCCCATGCCATTCCCGTCATGGCGGGCGACCGGCCGATCGGCGTGGCCGGCATCGACCTGGACCAGGGCCAGCGCGCCCGGATTTATGAGGGCCACCATCCCTTCGGGGCACCCATCGCCCTGATCAACACCGCGGGCGTGTGGAGCTACCATTCCGACCCGGTGCTGCTGGGCAGTGCCGCCACCTTCGGCACCGGGCCCGACGACCAGTTCTCCGTGGCGGAGCGGGTGTATGTGCAACAGGCGCAGCCCTATAGCGTGGAACGTCGGCTGGCCGACGGCACCCACGTGCGGCGCTTCGCCTGGCCGGTGGACCTGTTCCCCGGCGAGGGCGGGCGCCTGCTGATCATGGACGTGCCGCTGGACCGCCTGACCCGGCCCTTCACCGGCATCCGGTCCGCCATCCTGGTGGCGGGCATCCTGTGCGGCCTGCTGCTGGCCGGCCTGATGATCCTGGCCGTACGCCTGGTCGTGGCCCGGCCGCTGCACCGCCTGCAGGCGGGGGTGGAGCGGCTGAACCAGGGCGATTACGCCCGGACCCTGCCCGACCTGGACAGCCCGGACGTCGTCGGCGACCTGGCGCGGGGGCTGGAGACCTTCCGCCTGACCCTGGTGGAACGCGACCGGCTGCGCCAGGACCTGCAACGGGTGGCCGCCTGCATCGCCGTCGCCCACGACGCCATCTACATGGTCAGCCGCGACTATCGGGTGCTGTACGCCAACGACCGCACCCTGCGGCTGCTGGGTGTGACGGACGCCCAGGCCGTCATCGGCCGCCGCATCGCGGAATTCGTCTCCCCCGACACGGCCGTCATCCTGGCGGCTCTGCGCGCCCAGGCCACCGCCCACCTGGCCACCCGGGGAATGTGGACCGGCCGGGTGGACAATTGGACCACCCTGTCGGGCCACCATGTCGAGGCGGTGGAACTGATCGCCAGCAACGATGCCGGCGGCGACATCCTGGTGGTGGCCCGCGACGTGTCGGACCGCGACCGGGCGGAGCGCGACCGCCAGATGCTGCAGCGCCAGATCCTGCAACAGGACAAGATGGAGACGGTGGGCCGCCTGGCCGGCGGCATGGCCCACGATTTCAACAACCTGCTGGGCGCCATCCTGGGATATGCCGAATTCCTGGTGGCCGACCTGGCGCCCAATTCCACCGCGCGCGGCTATGCCGACCGCATCCTGGCGGTGGGCGCCCGGGCCAAGGATCTGGTGCGTCAGGTTCTGGGTGGCGCCCGTACCGATGCCGGCGCGCAAACGGCGATGGCGGCCGCCGACATCGTGGACGGTGCCCAACTGGTCCTGCGCTCCACCATACCGGCCACCACCCGCCTGGCCTGCATGGCGGAGGACGGGTTGCCGCCGGTGCGGGCCAACGCCACCCAGATGATGCAGGTGCTGATGAACCTGGTCATCAACGCCCACGACGCCCGCCGGGGCGAAACCGGGGACGTGGCGATCCGCCTGGTCCACGGCCCCCTGCCCTTCGGTGACGGCCAGGCGAACGGGGCGGTGCGCGAGGTGTTGCCGGCACCCGCCGGGCCGCAGGTGGTGCTTGAGGTGGCGGACCAGGGCATGGGCCTGGACCCGGACCATCTGGCCCGCCTGTTCGAACCCTTCTTCACCACCAAGGGGCGGGACAAGGGCACCGGCCTGGGCCTGGCCAATGTTCACAGCATCATCAAGGCCCATGGCGGCGGATTGGCCGTGGCCAGCCGCCAGGGCGCCGGCACCATCATCCGCATCAGCCTGCCGGGCCTGGCCGGCACCCCGCCGTCGTAA
- a CDS encoding glycosyltransferase family 4 protein, giving the protein MRLLFIHQNFPGQYRNLAPRLAAAGHEVMCLGDQANVQYQESLPRGMTLMSYPTPAGATSGIHHYLVGFEAAVRRGQAVLRACMELRRLGFVPDVICVHPGWGEGLFLKDLFPTAKVLAYLEFFYNTQGADVGFDPEFPGTLDDRFRIRIRNSTLLHGLQSMDWGITPTRWQAQQFPAEVRPRLTTLHDGIDTDLVRPDPTATLTVTPLGATDPLVLKAGDEVVTFVNRNLEPYRGFHTFMRALPDLLRRRPRAHVVILGGDEVSYGSRPTDHPHYRAQYLAEVGQGLDLSRVHFLGKVPYATFLNVLQVSAVHVYLTYPFVLSWSLLEAMAAGCLIVGSDTPPVREVVRDGRNGLLVDFFSAEGLAATVAAALESPDRLARLRRRARETAVSRYDLETVCLPAHVQLIEDLAAGRLRAGRAPKP; this is encoded by the coding sequence ATGAGGCTGCTGTTCATTCACCAGAATTTTCCCGGCCAGTACCGCAACCTGGCGCCGCGCCTGGCGGCGGCCGGGCATGAGGTGATGTGCCTGGGCGACCAGGCCAACGTCCAGTACCAGGAAAGCCTGCCGCGCGGGATGACCTTGATGAGTTATCCCACCCCGGCGGGCGCCACCTCCGGCATTCATCACTATCTGGTGGGGTTCGAGGCGGCGGTGCGGCGGGGGCAGGCGGTCCTGCGGGCCTGCATGGAGTTGCGCCGCCTGGGTTTCGTTCCGGACGTCATCTGCGTGCATCCCGGCTGGGGCGAGGGGCTGTTCCTGAAGGATTTGTTCCCCACGGCCAAGGTGTTGGCCTACCTGGAGTTTTTTTATAATACGCAGGGTGCCGACGTCGGCTTCGATCCGGAATTCCCCGGCACCCTGGACGACCGTTTCCGTATCCGCATCCGCAACAGCACGCTGCTGCATGGCCTGCAGTCCATGGATTGGGGCATCACCCCCACCCGATGGCAGGCACAGCAGTTCCCGGCGGAGGTCCGCCCCCGGCTCACCACCCTGCATGACGGCATCGACACGGATCTCGTCAGGCCCGACCCGACGGCGACGCTGACCGTCACGCCCCTTGGCGCCACCGATCCCCTGGTGTTGAAGGCGGGGGATGAGGTGGTCACCTTCGTCAACCGCAACCTGGAACCCTATCGCGGCTTCCATACCTTCATGCGCGCCCTGCCGGACCTGCTGCGTCGCCGCCCGCGTGCCCATGTCGTCATCCTGGGTGGCGACGAGGTCAGTTACGGGTCGCGGCCGACGGATCATCCGCATTATCGCGCCCAATACCTGGCGGAGGTGGGGCAGGGGCTGGACCTGTCCCGCGTCCACTTCCTGGGCAAGGTGCCCTACGCCACCTTCCTGAACGTGCTGCAAGTCTCCGCCGTGCACGTCTACCTGACCTACCCCTTCGTGCTGTCCTGGTCCCTGCTGGAGGCGATGGCCGCGGGCTGCCTGATCGTGGGCTCGGACACCCCGCCGGTGCGCGAGGTCGTCCGCGACGGCCGCAACGGCCTGCTGGTGGATTTCTTCTCCGCCGAGGGGCTGGCGGCCACGGTGGCCGCCGCCCTGGAGAGCCCGGACCGGCTGGCGCGCCTGCGCCGCCGGGCGCGGGAGACGGCGGTCAGCCGGTATGATCTGGAAACCGTCTGCCTGCCGGCCCATGTCCAACTGATCGAAGACCTGGCCGCCGGCCGTCTGCGTGCCGGCAGGGCCCCCAAGCCGTAA
- a CDS encoding methyltransferase domain-containing protein, translating into MVPESPVVRTVLHVGCGVAKPEKLHSLFHSGEWREVRLDIDPRVQPDIIASITDLSMVDAGSVDAVWSSHNVEHLRAHEVPKALGEFRRVLKPEGFALITLPDLQAIAKWVAEDRLDDVAYMSPAGPITPLDMIFGLRSALAQGNDFMAHRTGFTAKTLGAALLAAGFGHVRISKDDGFNLWAMAYVTPPAGIAP; encoded by the coding sequence ATGGTTCCTGAGTCTCCCGTGGTCCGCACCGTGCTGCATGTCGGTTGCGGCGTCGCAAAGCCGGAAAAACTGCACAGCCTGTTCCACAGCGGGGAATGGCGCGAGGTGCGGCTGGATATCGATCCCCGCGTACAGCCGGACATCATCGCCTCGATCACCGACCTGTCCATGGTGGACGCCGGCAGCGTGGATGCCGTGTGGTCGTCGCACAACGTGGAACATCTGCGGGCGCATGAGGTGCCGAAGGCGCTGGGCGAATTCCGGCGCGTGCTGAAGCCCGAGGGTTTCGCCCTGATCACGCTGCCGGATTTGCAGGCCATCGCCAAATGGGTGGCGGAGGACCGCCTGGACGATGTGGCCTACATGTCGCCGGCGGGGCCGATCACACCGCTGGACATGATTTTCGGGCTGCGGTCCGCGTTGGCGCAAGGCAACGATTTCATGGCGCACCGTACCGGCTTCACCGCCAAGACCCTGGGTGCCGCCTTGCTGGCGGCCGGTTTCGGCCATGTCCGGATTTCCAAGGATGACGGCTTCAACCTGTGGGCCATGGCCTATGTGACCCCGCCGGCCGGCATCGCGCCATGA
- a CDS encoding glycosyltransferase, with the protein MMDTDPFAGLLARIDAALANRDQQAAVALARQAVPTTGAGQSALRKLVHALMGLGQFDEAALQAGRLVRLPTPLPDDLVLDGIVALHRQLLPQAQASFVRALDLDRAHPLAAAGLWRAWAPAVPDPSLLRRLVSALAWNAETNDDCRSALAALVAAGQCPVVVFPLYGRVGGYAAPRNDGVVSLVWNGLVLGRRSLRPAPSDAGGVVALDFPVPTALAGHADLHVLVDGIPVPGSPIAAEWTRAPRLVAEIVETVETGGRKWSVRARDAATPGRPVAVCLDDGAGWTRRLVFRPGPDSAPADLHAVSPQQVSMGPAAARPVFPGTGEPVPLSRPPSATMVTGAIRWRPIDIIVPIYGDAVATAACLKALRGSMAATAGLRFEVILIADGPADADVTALVDAVESEGWATVLRNAGNLGFVRTVNRGMALHPDRDVVLLNADTEVHGDWLRRLAAAAYSGDDVGTVTPLSNDATILSYPDPQGTNLAAVSVPLLDDLAATTLAGRTADLPTGIGFCFYVRRDCLDEIGYFDSETFGQGYGEENDFCCRAAEGGWRNIGALDVLVGHIGGSSFGPSKAARIAAALDLLDRRHPDYQAQVHAFIAADPLASARRALDLAWLKLSGPRPSLVVCPKLGGGTDRFVDQQVAALTAQGIRVLLLRPEGTAAAPRLRLEAPDVPLLRSVIYDADTGLADLIRDLRSLGVERVILHHVIRATDATLVALADHWPYDVHVHDYVWICPRIDLIDGNGRYCGEPAVTVCETCIRANGHRLRPGLSAAAWRRFASDLLAGARRVVCPSQDTARRMATYVPQARMVVEAHPETPSAPPTPVAGDSSSVTRIAIVGAIGRSKGYEVLLSCARDAAARDLALEFRLIGYSQDDQPLLETGRVLLTGQYAEGEVAALLQAANCHLGLLPSVWPETWCYTLSRMLDGGLTIAAFDLGAQAERLRARGAGMLMPLGTTAPRINDALLELARRKRLASAAPPVIG; encoded by the coding sequence GCCCTGATGGGCTTGGGCCAGTTTGATGAGGCGGCCTTGCAGGCCGGGCGCCTGGTTCGTCTGCCAACTCCCTTGCCCGACGATCTGGTGCTGGACGGCATCGTGGCGCTCCACCGGCAGCTTCTGCCCCAGGCCCAAGCCTCTTTCGTCCGGGCTTTGGATTTGGACCGTGCCCATCCGCTGGCGGCGGCAGGCCTATGGCGGGCCTGGGCGCCGGCGGTCCCGGATCCCTCTCTTCTGCGGCGCCTGGTGTCGGCGCTGGCCTGGAATGCCGAGACCAATGACGACTGCCGGTCGGCCCTTGCCGCGTTGGTGGCGGCGGGGCAATGCCCGGTGGTGGTATTCCCGCTTTACGGCCGCGTCGGCGGTTACGCCGCGCCCCGCAACGACGGGGTCGTCAGTCTGGTGTGGAACGGGCTTGTCCTGGGCCGCCGGTCCCTACGGCCAGCGCCATCGGATGCGGGTGGGGTTGTCGCTTTGGACTTCCCCGTGCCGACTGCCCTGGCGGGGCATGCCGACTTGCATGTGCTGGTGGACGGTATTCCCGTGCCGGGCAGCCCCATCGCCGCCGAGTGGACACGGGCACCGCGGCTGGTGGCCGAAATCGTCGAAACGGTGGAAACCGGCGGCCGCAAATGGTCGGTGCGTGCCCGGGACGCGGCGACACCCGGACGCCCCGTCGCCGTCTGCCTGGACGACGGCGCGGGCTGGACGCGGCGGCTGGTGTTCCGGCCCGGTCCCGATTCCGCGCCGGCTGATCTGCACGCCGTAAGCCCCCAACAGGTAAGTATGGGGCCGGCGGCGGCGCGCCCTGTTTTCCCCGGAACCGGCGAACCGGTTCCTTTGAGCCGCCCGCCGTCCGCAACGATGGTGACGGGTGCCATCCGGTGGCGGCCGATCGACATCATCGTTCCCATCTACGGGGATGCGGTGGCAACGGCCGCTTGCCTGAAGGCTCTGCGTGGGTCGATGGCTGCCACAGCGGGGCTCCGGTTCGAGGTGATCCTGATCGCCGACGGCCCGGCGGACGCCGACGTGACTGCCTTGGTGGATGCCGTGGAGTCGGAAGGGTGGGCGACCGTCCTGCGCAACGCCGGTAATTTGGGATTCGTCCGCACGGTGAACCGCGGCATGGCGTTGCATCCGGATCGCGATGTCGTCCTGTTGAACGCCGACACCGAGGTTCATGGCGATTGGCTGCGGCGCCTGGCGGCGGCGGCCTATAGCGGCGATGATGTCGGCACGGTGACGCCCCTGTCCAATGACGCCACCATCCTCAGCTATCCCGATCCTCAAGGTACCAATCTGGCGGCCGTGTCCGTGCCGCTTCTGGACGACCTGGCCGCCACCACCCTGGCCGGTCGGACGGCGGACCTGCCCACCGGCATCGGTTTCTGCTTCTACGTCCGCCGCGACTGCCTGGACGAAATTGGCTATTTCGATTCCGAAACGTTCGGCCAGGGCTATGGGGAAGAGAACGATTTCTGTTGCCGCGCGGCTGAGGGCGGCTGGCGCAACATCGGCGCGCTGGATGTCCTGGTGGGCCACATCGGTGGTTCCTCCTTCGGGCCCAGCAAGGCGGCGCGCATCGCGGCGGCGCTGGACCTTCTGGACCGGCGCCATCCTGACTATCAGGCGCAGGTCCATGCCTTCATCGCGGCCGATCCCTTGGCGTCTGCCCGGCGGGCCTTGGACCTGGCCTGGCTGAAGTTGTCCGGCCCCCGCCCCAGCCTGGTGGTCTGCCCCAAGCTGGGGGGCGGCACCGACCGGTTCGTGGACCAGCAGGTGGCGGCGTTGACCGCCCAGGGGATACGCGTCCTGCTGCTGCGTCCCGAGGGCACCGCCGCAGCGCCCCGCTTGCGGCTGGAGGCGCCGGACGTCCCCCTGTTGCGATCCGTCATTTATGATGCCGACACCGGCTTGGCCGACCTGATCCGTGACCTTCGGTCACTGGGGGTGGAGCGGGTCATCCTGCACCATGTCATTCGGGCGACTGACGCCACCTTGGTCGCGCTGGCGGACCATTGGCCCTATGACGTCCATGTGCACGACTATGTCTGGATTTGCCCGCGAATCGACCTGATCGATGGCAATGGCCGGTATTGCGGCGAACCCGCGGTCACGGTGTGCGAAACATGCATCCGGGCCAACGGGCACCGCCTGCGGCCAGGCCTGTCAGCCGCCGCATGGCGCCGGTTCGCAAGTGATCTGCTGGCGGGCGCCCGGCGGGTGGTGTGTCCGTCCCAGGACACGGCGCGCCGCATGGCCACATATGTGCCCCAGGCCAGGATGGTGGTGGAGGCGCATCCGGAAACGCCGTCAGCCCCGCCGACCCCCGTGGCTGGCGACTCGTCATCGGTGACCCGTATCGCGATCGTGGGCGCCATCGGGCGGTCCAAGGGATATGAGGTGCTGCTTTCCTGCGCCAGGGACGCGGCCGCGCGGGATCTGGCGTTGGAGTTCCGGTTGATCGGTTACAGCCAGGATGACCAGCCCCTGCTGGAAACCGGCCGGGTCCTGCTCACCGGTCAATATGCGGAGGGTGAGGTTGCAGCGCTGCTCCAGGCGGCCAATTGTCACCTGGGTCTTCTGCCTTCCGTCTGGCCGGAGACGTGGTGCTATACCCTGTCGCGGATGCTGGACGGTGGCCTGACGATCGCCGCCTTTGATCTGGGTGCCCAGGCGGAACGCCTGCGCGCCCGGGGGGCCGGCATGTTGATGCCCTTGGGCACCACGGCACCCCGCATCAACGACGCACTGCTGGAACTGGCGCGCCGCAAGCGGCTGGCGTCGGCCGCGCCCCCGGTCATCGGGTAA